The DNA sequence TGTTTGGAGCATTTTTCTGACCTGGAATTTTCAATTTCATGTACGACCAGAAATGCAAGAGGCGAGGAAAAAAACGGTATTGATTACCATTTTATTTCACCTGAGGAATTTAGAGAAAGAATTGCAGCAGAAGCATTTGTTGAGTTTGAAGAAGTTTATACCGACAAATATTACGGAACTTTAAAATCGGAAGTCGAAAGAATTTGGGCCAACGGGAAAGCCGTTATTTTCGATGTCGATGTCATAGGAGGAATTTCTCTTAAAAAATATTTCGGTGACAAAGCCCTTTCTATTTTCATTATGCCACCATCGGTTGCCGCTTTAGAATTAAGATTGATTGCAAGAGGAACCGATGATTTAGAAACCATTCACACCCGTGTTGCAAAAGCGACTGAAGAAATTTCATTTAAGAATGAGTTCGACGAAATCGTTGTGAATGATCAATTGGAAGTTGCTAAAGTTGATGTCAATAATTTAATTACTCAGTTTTTGAAATCATGAGAATTGCCATTATCGGTTGCGGTTGGGTTGGAGAAAGATTAGCCAAATATTTGACTGGTAAAAATTATCATGTCATCGCCACCACCACTTCACCCGAAAAAATAATTGCCTTAGAAAAAGTCGCGACTGAAGTTCATTTGCTCGACTTTAATTCGACGATTGATTTTGGGTTTTTAGATCATGTCAATGTTGCCATTTTCAGCATGCCGATTTCAAGAAATGGCTGGCATCAGGGTTTTGAAAAACTCGATCAACAATTTCCCAAAACCATCCTTTTCAGTTCCACCGGAATTTATCCACAAGAAGACAAAATTTTCACTGAAAACGATACCGATCATTTAAGAACCGATATTCTGGCTTCAGAAAATTTAGTCAGACAGAAATATCCGCAAACCAATATTTTACGCTTTGGTGGATTAATGGGCGACGAACGTTTATTAAAAAATATGTTTAAAAACAGACAACCGGAAAACCCTAGTAAACCAACCAATTATATTCATTACGAAGACATTCTACCGATTGTTGAATTAGTTCTTCATTCAGAAATAAAATCCGAGACTTATAATATTGTCGCGCCAAAACATCCTTCCATAGCAGAAGTGTTGAATTTAGAAAGTCAAACTAGTGACGACAACAAAACCGAAACTAAACAACGAATCATTTCTTCAGAACATTTGATTCAAGATTTTAATTATACATTTATACATCCCAATCCTACATATTTTTAATCAATGAGCACAGCAAATTTAGATAAAGCAAAATCGAACCTTCCGGTAAGAGGGTTTTTAAAAATAGATGACCTCATCATTCCACAAGGCGAAGATTTGGTAAAGGCCATTTTGGATTTAAAGAAAGAAAAAAACGCCGTTATTCTGGCGCATTATTACCAACCCGCAGCCATTCAGGATATCGCCGATTATTTGGGAGATTCACTCCAGTTAGCGCGTGCTGCAAAAGATACCGATGCTGACATGATCGCTTTTTGTGGCGTTCATTTTATGGCAGAAGCAGCGAAGATTTTGAACCCAACGAAGAAAGTTGTTCTTCCTGATACG is a window from the Kaistella flava (ex Peng et al. 2021) genome containing:
- a CDS encoding NAD(P)-binding domain-containing protein, with product MRIAIIGCGWVGERLAKYLTGKNYHVIATTTSPEKIIALEKVATEVHLLDFNSTIDFGFLDHVNVAIFSMPISRNGWHQGFEKLDQQFPKTILFSSTGIYPQEDKIFTENDTDHLRTDILASENLVRQKYPQTNILRFGGLMGDERLLKNMFKNRQPENPSKPTNYIHYEDILPIVELVLHSEIKSETYNIVAPKHPSIAEVLNLESQTSDDNKTETKQRIISSEHLIQDFNYTFIHPNPTYF
- the gmk gene encoding guanylate kinase, whose amino-acid sequence is MNKVIIFSAPSGSGKTTLVKHCLEHFSDLEFSISCTTRNARGEEKNGIDYHFISPEEFRERIAAEAFVEFEEVYTDKYYGTLKSEVERIWANGKAVIFDVDVIGGISLKKYFGDKALSIFIMPPSVAALELRLIARGTDDLETIHTRVAKATEEISFKNEFDEIVVNDQLEVAKVDVNNLITQFLKS